The following proteins are encoded in a genomic region of Ostrea edulis chromosome 7, xbOstEdul1.1, whole genome shotgun sequence:
- the LOC130048751 gene encoding uncharacterized protein LOC130048751, which yields MAVNEQLPAIYNLPEAKGKTLKKTKVPVNNEKVSVKNEKVPVNNEKVPVNNERVPVNNDKVAVNNERVPVNNERVPVNNGKDPVNNEKVPVNNEKVLVNTIETFLSCEHNQNVPVNNEKVSVNNEKGHVNNDKVPVNNEKVPVNNEKVPVNNEIVPVNNEKVPVNNGKVPVYNGKIPVNNEKGPVNNEKVPVNNEKVPVNNEKVSVNNDKVPVNNEKVPVYNDKVPVNNSKVPVNNGKGPMNNENVSVNNERVLVNTIEMFL from the exons ATGGCTGTCAATGAACAATTACCAGCG ATATACAATCTACCAGAAGCTAAAGGAAAGACGCTAAAGAAAACGAAAGTTCCTGTGAACAATGAGAAAGTTTCTGTGAAGAATGAGAAAGTTCCTGTGAACAATGAAAAAGTTCCTGTGAACAATGAGAGAGTTCCTGTGAACAATGATAAAGTTGCTGTGAACAATGAGAGAGTTCCTGTGAACAATGAGAGAGTTCCTGTGAACAATGGGAAAGATCCTGTGAACAATGAGAAAGTTCCTGTGAACAATGAGAAAGTTCTTGTGAACACAATCGAAACGTTCCT TTCTTGTGAACACAATCAAAACGTTCCTGTGAACAATGAGAAAGTTTCTGTGAACAATGAGAAAGGTCATGTGAACAATGATAAAGTTCCTGTGAACAATGAGAAAGTTCCTGTAAACAATGAGAAAGTTCCTGTGAACAATGAGATAGTTCCTGTGAACAATGAGAAAGTTCCTGTGAACAATGGGAAAGTTCCTGTGTACAATGGGAAAATTCCTGTGAACAATGAGAAAGGTCCTGTGAACAATGAGAAAGTTCCTGTGAACAATGAGAAAGTTCCTGTGAACAATGAGAAAGTTTCCGTAAACAATGATAAAGTTCCTGTGAACAATGAGAAAGTTCCTGTGTACAATGATAAAGTTCCTGTGAACAATTCGAAAGTTCCTGTGAACAATGGGAAAGGTCCTATGAACAATGAGAACGTTTCTGTGAACAATGAGAGAGTTCTTGTGAACACAATCGAAATGTTCCTGTGA
- the LOC125677931 gene encoding uncharacterized protein LOC125677931, protein MSTCSSPPSISNGYYVIPKGTYVDGDQISYYCKMGYELDGSATRSCDGSTGSWSGSAPTCTEVTTTTTTTTTTTAASISQLTAAGLVLIPCMLLLLFVISIGVLYCILVLHCHKGCKKKSVWIDGEDHVHYGCWYACCSGCCEYISDVLTCQICKKVRPMHNYNGGFQNFNGDIWNSGYGRRSSLSSQYFTSSVWNSPRNSKDSRRSSPSSQYFNSSVWNSPRDSRNGFWKPNLESLPESSSTPTTTTTHL, encoded by the exons ATGTCCACTTGCTCGTCTCCACCTTCCATTTCTAACGGGTATTATGTGATACCGAAGGGAACCTATGTGGATGGCGATCAGATATCGTACTATTGTAAGATGGGGTACGAATTAGATGGATCCGCCACGCGATCCTGTGATGGGTCGACCGGATCCTGGAGCGGATCCGCCCCAACGTGCACCGAGGTGACGACGACAACAACGACCACAACAACAACCACGGCAGCGTCCATATCCCAGTTAACAG CTGCTGGTCTTGTCCTGATTCCGTGTATGCTTCTCCTTCTCTTCGTGATCAGCATAGGTGTACTATACTGCATACTGGTACTGCATTGTCACAAAGGCTGCAA AAAGAAAAGCGTTTGGATTGACGGCGAGGATCACGTACATTATGGGTGTTGGTATGCATGTTGTTCGGGTTGTTGTGAGTACATTTCGGATGTCTTAACCTGTCAGATATGTAAGAAAGTCCGCCCTATGCACAATTACAACGGAGGCTTTCAGAACTTTAATGGCGATATCTGGAACTCGGGGTATGGCAGGAGATCGTCTCTTTCTTCACAATATTTTACAAGTTCTGTCTGGAATTCTCCCAGAAATTCAAAAGATTCCAGGAGATCGTCTCCTTCTTCACAATATTTTAACAGCTCTGTCTGGAATTCTCCGAGAGACTCAAGAAATGGATTCTGGAAACCAAATTTGGAATCCCTACCCGAGTCGTCTAGCACacccacaacaacaacaacacatcTCTGA